The Flavobacterium galactosidilyticum nucleotide sequence CTCGTCGTCAGTCAAATTAGAAAATCCTTGTCCTTCTTTATAGAATTTATAAGAAGCAATATTCCTAGATTGCAATAATTGTTCGATTTCCGATATATTATTTCTTCCATCTAAGCTGTGGCAGAATATATAAGCTTCATTTTTGAAGTGATTGATGGCAATAATATTTTGGTATACCGCATAATATATATCAGGAATGGTATTGCTATTTTCTTTTTTTGCAATAGTTACTTTTTCGAAATAGCGTACGGCATCATAAGAAATATAACCAAATAAGCCGTTGTTAATAAACTTAAAGTTGTTTTTCTCCGATTTAAATTGGTGAGAGAAATCCTGAATTATTTGAGGTATATCAGTAGTAGAATCAATTGCGATTTTTTCCGAAGTTCCATCAGGATAAGTTTTAGAAATAATTTCGTTTTCTACTTTGATAGAGGCAATAGGATTACAGCAAATGTAGGAGAAACTGTTGTCGTTACCATGGTAATCACTACTCTCGAGCAACAAGCTGTTTGGGAATTTATCTCTAATTTTAAGATACACACTCACAGGAGTTATAGTGTCTGCGAGGATTTGTTTGTAATTTGTATTTAATAAAAATGATTTCATTTTTGTATTTATTTTGTACTGATTAGTAATTGTTTATCAGTTATCATTAATTCGAATTTGAAACAAAAAAAAGGCCTGTCGTGATGACAAGCCTTTTATATATAGTTTTAAATAATACTATAGGAGCTTAGTTCACGACGACTGACGTAAATTGTTCCACCACCAAATATTGTTTAAAATTGTTTTCATAATTTATATTGTTGTCACAAATGTATAAATGAATTTTGATTATTCAAATCATCAAGACGTTAAATTTTTTTGATTTTTTGATTTTTTTGTTAAAATATGGTATCTACTTATAACGAGATACGTCATTTTTTTAAACCATTAAGAAAGTTTATAAAAATTAAGGCCTTGCTACTATTAATGTTTTAGTAGTTTTTTTTTTCTAAGTACTAAAAAAATCTAGATTATTAGTCTTCTACTATATAAAAACAAAACCCCAACAATTTCTTGATGGGGTGTGTGATTAAGTGTATTGAAAATTAGAATTTTAAAGTGACAGCTAAATCAAAATTATCGTTGATTACTTTGTCTCCTAAGTTTTCGAAGAAATTTCCAGAATTGTATTTGATGTCATATTTAGTTCTGTCAATTTTTACATTTGCTGAAGCAGTATTTGCCGTTGTAGCAAGATCAAAACTAACAGGTTTAGTTATTCCTTTTATAGTCAAATCACCATTTACTGTGTAAACATTTGGTGACTTAGCACTTACTTTTTTGAAAACTAAAGTAGCAGTTTCAAATTTGTCAGTACCAAAAAAGTCATCTGCTTTTAAGTGACCTTCTAATTTTTCTTTTCCTTGACCTGCTTTTAAATCGGTTACGATAAGTGAAGTCATATCAACATTAAATGTTCCTCCTACTAATTTTTTTCCTTTGAAAACTAAGTTGCCATCTTTTAGGTTAACTGTTCCTTCATGTTGTCCAGTTACTTTTTTTCCAGTCCAGTTAATAGTACTTTTTGAAGCATCAACTTTTTTAGTTTGTGCTGATACTGATACTGTAGATAAAACTACTACTAATGCTAATGCGATTGATTTTAAATTCTTCATTTTTTTAATGTTTAAATTTGATTAATAATTATAGTGTAATAAATAATTCTTCGTTTGATTTTCTAACTTTTTTAAAATGCTGCGTAGCATCTTCATCATGTCTATAACCCATAGTTGCAATTAATGTTGCATGTAGTCCTAATTTATTAAGTCCTAATAATTCGTTAACTTGCGCAGGTACAAAACCTTCCATAGGAGTTACATCAATTCTTAAATCTGCCGCTGCATTTAATAAATTTCCTAACGCTAAGTAAGTTTGTTTTGCTGACCAAATATTCCTTTCTTCTTCTGAAAGAGCTGTTATAGTTGTTTTCATGAAATCCATATAGCCTTTCATACTTTCAAGGCTAGCCTTCCTTGTCTCACTCACATTTTTAAAGTAACTATCGATTCCTTCTGCTCCAAAATTAACTTCATGTGCAAAAATAATGATGTGTGATGCATCCGTAATTTGAGATTGTCCCCACGCAGCTGGTTGCAACTGTGCTCTTAACTCTGGATTTTCAACAATAATAATTTTATATGGTTGCAATCCGTATGAAGACGAACTTAAGCGAATTGCTTCTTTAAGTATATTTAAGTCTTGTTCTGCTATTTTTTTAGAGGCGTCAAACTTTTTTGTAGCGTACCTCCAGTTCTGATTTTCTATAAAACTATTCATCGTTTCTTTATTGATTCCTGTATTTTTCTAATAATTGGTTTAATTGAGCAATCTCATCTTGAGTTAAATTACTAGATAAGGAATTTTCATGTTTAATTACTTTTGGATCAAGTTCTTTTAAAACATCTAAACCTTTTTGAGTAATAAGAACTTCAATTTTTCGTCTATTTTCAGAACAAACTTTCCTAGTAACTAAACCTTTTGCTAGTAATTTGTCCACTAAGCGAGTAGTATTACTCGTTTTAGCTACCATGCGCTCTTGGAGTAGAGACATGTTTGCCGGATTCCCTTTTTGCCCTCTTAATATTCGAAGTACATTATATTGCTCACTTGATATATCATAAGGCTTTAGTATTTCATTAAAATTCTCCGTAATCATATTGTGTGTGTACACGATATTCAGAATAATTTTTTTCGAATTATCCATTGGGGCCGTCGATTTTAAAACATCTTCAATTTTCATATTTGTATATATGTAATTTGTTGGTACAAATGTAACATATTTTTTATTTGTATATACAAGTTTAAGTGGTTTTTTTTTAAATTATTTTTTAATTAAATGTAAATAGGCCTTATAATCGAAAAATTGAAATGTACACGAATACGAATTCAAATGTACATTTTTTCAACCAAAACAAACAAAGCCAGCACCTCACAGTACTGGCTTTTTAAATAAAGTTTAAACACCATTTAACCCACGTTTAAACTAAACTTAACCGAATCACCGGATAATAGCTGCTGTGTACCTTCAAGGTTGTTTTCATACACGTGGACATTACCCAGAAACAACGTGATAGACTTCAATGGCAAATCAATCTGTTTACTGATTAAATACAAGTGATAGATGTCAGCAGGCAAGCCCAGATTAGCATCACTAGAACGCTGATAAGCACTTATAACGAGCTTTCCTTTCTCTATTTGAAACTGAATTAAACTAAGACAAGGCTGTTGGTTGCTCTCAGTGTTGTTAGAACCAAGGAATAACACATAATTCTTAGAGGTGCGCTTCTCTTTGTTGATCTTATCGATAAGCTTAGGCAGCTGCTCAAAGTACGTTGGATAACTATTGACTAGAATAGGACCACAATAATCCCACCATGAAACCCCAATATCACGATACGCCTCCGTAGAGCGTTCGCCGGCCATAAACAACACTAATTCATCTTTTAGCTTTTTTCGTGCTACAGCATGGCCTTCAAACAGGTCTAGCAAGTCAATTGGCTTTAATTGGAGTTCTTGATTAAGCAAATAAGTGATATTCCCTTTCTTATTTTTTTGAACCTTTCCTTTAGTAATTATTTTGTTTAATATTTGGTGATATTTATTCATTTCGATTTTTGATTGATGATTGATTATTAATTTTAATTTGATTTACTTTGCGCTACCACAGAATTATTAAAATAGCAAAGCCACAAGCATAGAAGACTTATGTCCTCCAACGCCTGTGGCTTCGTGCTATATTTTTAAATTCTGTGGTAAGAGTTGAAAATGTTGGAGGACTATTTTTTACTTCCCGTCTACCTGAGAACTACACACTTACTCTACAAATTGAAATTGATTACTTAGATGTTCACCTTTCATAATTACTGAGTTCAATATCCAATCCTTTACAAACTGATTCGCTGGATTTATTTCAGGACTTTCAAAAGTTCCTCCTGTCAGATAATTCAAAGCATCCTCATAACTTGGAACTCCCCAATCAATCATGGTGTAATCAGTTGGGTAGGCTTTATTATCTTCAATGTATTGGATCAAACCTCTTGGCTCTTGCGCTTCGATATCCGTATTGAATTTGAATGTAGCTTTGCGATTGCTGTTGGTTTCGTCAGCATTCATGCCATGAAAAGCTAAGTAAGATGATTCTAGCACTACAGTTGGTTTGTCTTTTAAGTACATTTCAAAATCTATTCTGAAATAGTTTTGTTTTCGCTGAATTTGAAAAGAGTTTTCTTCAATTACCACATTGTTGAACGTTCCTTCAGTAAGAATTGGCGAATTGTAAATTGGCGCTATTAGTTTCATATATTTTTAATTTTAGTAAACAATCATTTTAATACCTGTGGATGTTCTATATTCACAACCTATTGGTAATCCTGCTGTAAGGGCTGCTGCATTATCTTCGTGAACTGGTATAGAAGTATAAATATGGTAGCCATTTTCATCTATGTATTCTCGTAATATTTTAGTCTGCATATTTGTTGCTACGCCAGTTTTTTGACCTGTAAAAAATTCAAGTCTTGATGTTCCACCACCTTTACCACCAGAAGCTACAAGTTTTAACTTTCCACCATTCAAGTTTGGACTTCCTTCAGCAAAATTTGTCTGCATATATATACCATTAGTAAATGCCGCATACACATTAAGGTTAGGTAAAGAACTTAGTCCCCATGTAGCCCCTAGATTTACAGTTGAAACAAAAGCGCCTGTTAATCCTATCTGTTTATAACTTCCTTGTTGATAACTTCCTGTATATAAATCATTATTAGGCGTAATGGTAATGCTTAATGCAATCACTGTTGAATATAAGATAAAGTCTCCAGCACCACCAACTCTTTTGTATATAGGGCCATCTGTGCAGCCATAAATATCTCCAGTATTAGAAACCGCTAAACCCGTCCAGTTTCTCGATGTGACACCTAGAGCTATAAAATTGCCAGTACCTCCCGTCATTTTATAAACATCGCCACCTTTTACAGCTGCATAAATATCTGAACCTACAGCACACATTCCCATCCAGTTTCTCGAAGTTTGCCCTAATGGAACCAATGAACCAGTACCACCAGTTAATTTATAAATATCGCCACCATAATTAGCAAAATAAATATCATTTGCTACCGTAGTGGAAAAACCGGTCAAATTGACCACCACTTTCCAGTTCAAATTGACCACCTGATTTTGGGTTAAATTGATTATTAAAAACTACTGACTTTTTCATGTTGTTAGCACCATACATTCGTTAAAAAAATACGGATTATGGCAAACAAAATAACAGACATGAGTAAAATTAGAAAAGTAATTAAATTCTATTGTGATGGAAAGAGTAAGTTATTTATAAGTAGCTACTTATCCCTTTCCAGGAATACGGTAAAGAAGTATATTTCTTTATTTGAAGTTCTCGGATTAAACTTTGAATTAATTAACGAAAAAACAGATGCCGAGTTAGAACTTTTGTTTTCACACACTACAGTGGAATCCATTAGCCCCAAATTGCAGAAACTTCATGATTTTTTTCCTAAAATGGAACGGGAACTAAAAAAAGTTGGAGTTACCGTACAACATATGTGGGAGCAATATATTGCCGTAAACCCTGATGGCTATAGGAGCTCACAATTTGGCCATCATTACAAAATATGGGGTAAACGAGTCAATCCAGTGATGCACATGAATCACAAAGCGGGTGATAAAATGTATGTGGATTATGCTGGAAAAACACTCTCGTTCATTGATAAAGACACGGGAGAAATCAAAGAAGTACAGTTTTTTGTAGCCATATTGGGAGCCAGTCAATACACCTATGCCGAAGCTTCAATGAGCCAGCAAAAAGAAGATTTTGTTACTTCGGTAGAAAATGCCATGCGTTTTTTTGAAGGCACTCCTGCGGCAATTGTCCCCGATAATTTAAAATCGGCAGTGATAAAAAGCAGTCGTTTTGAACCTACTATCAATGAAACCCTGGCTGATTTAGCGGAATATTATCAAACCACAATCTTACCTGCCAGGGCTTATAAACCAAGGGATAAATCATTGGTTGAAGGTGCGGTAAAGATATTGTACAGAAGGATTTACGTAACTCTAAAAGAAACCAAATTCTTTTCTCTAGAAGAATTAAACCAGCAGATATGGGATTTATTAGATGCTCATAATAGTCGAAAACTCACAGGACGTCCTTACTCCCGTAAAGAATTGTTTTTAGAAGATGAGAAACAAAAACTACGCCCACTACCACAAGAACGCTTTGAAATCAAATACCAATCCTTTGCAACGGTGATGCAAAACGGACATGTCCAATTAAGTCAAGACAAAAATTACTATAGTGTTCCGTATCAATATGTAAAGAAAAAAGCGAAACTCTTGTATACCAAATCAACGGTAGAGATCTATTACAAATACAATCGAATAGCCATTCATCCGAGGAATTACAAACCTTATGTCTATACCACAACCCCAGAACATTTAGCCAGTACACACCAATTTGTAGCCCAATGGAGCGCTGCCCGCTTCATTGATTGGGCCAGCAGTATTGATGAGGCAGTAGCAGAATATATCATGCAGATAATCGAAAGCAGGAACCATCCTGAACAGGCTTATAAAAGTTGTTTAGGAATACTCAACTTCGAAAAAAAGGTTGGTAAACAGCGATTAATAAATGCCTGTAAACGGGCACTTGATTTTAGAATTTACAATTTTAAGACCATACAAAATATTTTAGAAAACAACTTAGACCATATTGATTTTGAGCAAGAACCCGAGCAGGAACTCCCGAATCACGGTAACATAAGAGGAAAACAGTATTATAACTAAATTAAATCTTGAAAACATGAATGAATCCACAGTAACAAAAATGAAACAAATGAAGCTTTATGGTATGTTCAATGCTTTTAAAACAGCCATTGAAAGCGGGAAAACAGACCACTACACGCTAGATCAGTTTGTATCGATGATTATTGATGCCGAATGGGATGAAAGACATAATCGTCGCATTGAACGCAGTATCAAGAATGCCCGATTCCATTACAAATCAAATATTGAAAGTATCAATTTTGACCAAACCCGTAATCTGGATCGAAACATGGTGCTACGTCTGGCAGAATGTGAATTTGTAGAAAAAAATGAAAACATCTTAATCACGGGAAGTACAGGTGTAGGTAAGAGCTATTTAGGTACAGCATTGGGTTATCAAGCCTGTATACAAGGTTTTAAAGTGAGTTATTTTAATACATCGAAGTTGTTTGCTAAATTAAAAATGGCCAAAGCAGATGGCTCTTACCTGCGAGAGCTTGCTAAAATTGAAAGGCAAGACGTCATTATACTTGACGATTTTGGACTCCAAGCATTAGATAGTCATAACCGAATTACCCTTTTAGAGATCATTGAAGACAGGCATAATAATGGTTCTATAATTGTAACATCACAAATCCCAGTGCAAGGCTGGTATGACATCATTGGAGAAAAAACAATAGCTGATGCAATTTTGGATAGGCTGATACATCAATCTCACCGAATCGAATTGCACGGAGAATCTATGTGAAAAAAAAGGGGCATAAACAAAAGCTAATATTTAAGTATATTTGAATACTAATTAACAGATGAAAAAAAGTAGTTTTTAATGAAAAATGGAGGTGGTCATTTTGCTCCGGAATTAGGTGCTCACTTTAAATTGGAATTGGGTGGTCACTTTAAATTGGAATTGGGTGGTCAATATCACTGGAATTTGCACTAGTCCTTTAAATTCAAGTTCAATTCTTAACTTTTCAGAATCCTTATAGAAATCAAAATCATCAACTTTAATCCACTCATAAGCATGAGTTTTTAAAACTAATTTGATTGCATCAATAATAGCAGTTTTACCAGAGTCATTTTCTCCAATTAAAACATTCAAACCTCTATTAAAAGGGACAATTAAATCAGGATTATCAAGTTCAAAAATTTCTGAACCATATTTTCTAAAATTCCAAAGTTTGAGTTCTGATAGATGCATAGAAATTTTTTTAATTTATTTTGATGAAACTGTTCCTGTTTGCTTTAATCCATTAACATTTCGTCTTGAAAATGTAGCAGTACCAGAATGAAATATGTCAAATATTATATTCAGACAATATCTTTTTTCGAACTCTTCTTTAATTCTTTTTGCCTGTTTGTTTGGTTTGCCCGAAATCATAAGACTGGGAGCAATGTGTATTGGATTCTCTTTTTTTGCTGTATTAGTTAAAATATCTTTCCTTAATTCGTTTACAACTCCTATAAAATTGAACAATAATTCAGGAAATGGATTAAATTGTTTTACCTCACAAAAAGTCATCAAATCTTTATTTTCTACAAAACAAAATCTCCTTTTAGTATCATAATATTCTATTGTTTCGTTAACGGAATCTTTTTTTATAATACTTATGTCCGGTGTTGTAAATATTTCAATATGATGCGAGGATTGTACCGCTAGATTATGCTGAATTTCGAAAATATAATCTTTTCCTTCAATATTTTTAGTTACTTTAAAATGAGAGAAGTTTGATTGTACGCCTGATGTAAAGCATTTGTATCTGTATTTTCCAACTTGAAGGTTTTCGATTGACGCTGTATAGTCATTGTTCTCATAAAAAGTTACTATATGGTTAAAACAACTCATTTCAAAAAAATCACTCATTCTGGTGGCTTGATTTGCTAAGGTTGACTTAAATTTATTTACAAACGCTATAATTTCTTTTTCAAGTAATGCTTTTTCTTTAAAAGGGGAGATCGTCTTCAATGTTTTTTCCGATTCCTTTGTCGTTTCTTTCGTCATAGTCGTCAAATGATTTTACTCTTTTTATATTTGATAAAAATTCTTTAGTTTCTGTATAATCAAAATCATTTTCAGAAATTCCAAACTTCTTAATTAATGTTCGATAGTTAATTAACAATGCTAAAATTTTATTTTTTTCTTCAAAGGTTAAATCATAACTACCCATTGAAATTGTATCTGCTTTGCTTATAGAATTTACTGTTCCATAAAACTTAACGGCACCATCTAAATTTGAAACTACTCGTTTATGAAAAATTGACAATGCAATAAGTAATTCTAATGTTTCATTGTAATCACTTAAAAATTTAAAACGGGCTGAATTTTCTACCAGAAAATTGGCTTCCTTCACTCTGTTCTGGAACTCTTTATATATTTGGTTGGCTAATTTAAAAGGAAGTCCATAAGTGAAAATATTTATTATAGGTGTACTCATTTTTTATCTAATTATTAAACACTATTGAGATTAAAGGCTCTAATTAACAGCCCAAACAACTCTTTAACATCAACATTTCCAGCCCCCATTTCTTTAAAAATTTGTTTGTCTGGCAAATCATCTTTTACGGCTTCAACGAAATTTGCAATGTCTGATATAATGCTTTCGGAAATGGTAAAGTTATCTTCTGGAGTTAGTAATAATAACAATCTGAAAATATCCATTTTGTGTTTTCGCAATTGCTTTTCATCTATTTTTTCGCCGTTTTCCTTACGGGTTTTATAATCCAAGAATGCTTTAGCTTTCAAACCGATCAAAGCTTCCGTATTGGCCAAATGTATTCCGTTGTCTAATTGGCTGTGTTGAATTGTAAAGTTATAGTAATCGTCATCCATCAGTATTGCCGATAGACTCGAAATCTCCGTATCTACAGGAATTGGTGTTAAATGGGTTCCCTCGTTTAAATCTAATAAATCGGGTATTCTTGAGAATAATTCAATTTGAAAAGGGAAGTCTTCCAGTTGTGGTTTTTGAAAACGATAATATTTTCTGTCGTCTTCGCTTTTCTCTTTGACTTCATAATTTCCTTGTTTTATGAATTCCCAAAAATGAGCTACAAATTCCGGGCTTAATGCTTCTATAACTAAAATTATATCAATGTCTTTTGTTGCTCTTGGTGTTAAACCAATATTGTCAATGATTATGTCACAAGCAGTTCCTCCGATGATGATATAATTATCTGTGAAATCTTTAAAATGTTGTCTGAAAATTTCTAAACCTCTTACCATATGTATTTTTCTATTATTTGGTCTAATGCCATATCTGTTCTTTCGTCAATAAACCCATCTTTCAAGCTAATGTATAAAGACAATGGATCTACATTATTTTTCTTTGTGATTCCTTTTGTGATTAATTCCGGATTATATTTCCAAACTTCTAAAGCATAGTTTCCGCTTTCATTATTTAGATTTACTAATTGGTTTGTTTTTTCTAACTCATAGAATTTGCTTTTTTCTATGGCAAAATACTCCAATCTACTTGGATTCATATCACTGTATTCTTCCAATGCCGTAGCGTTAGAGCAATACATTTTTATTGTTGGTTTTTCATCTACATAAACTGTTTTTAGTACTGGATTTACAAGATGTTTTTCAATACTTTTCCAAAGTTTTTGTATATCAGTTTCAAACACAATATTTTTTTCTTTAGTTCCAACAACCTCAACAATAGCTAATCTTTTCAAATTTTCAATTGCTTTTGTTATTCCCATTTGTGTGTATTGGAATTTTTCTGCCAGTTCTTTGAAGGTATATTGACTTAAATTATCTTCTCTGTGCAGTATTTGATATAGCAAAATTAATTGAGAGGAAGGTAGCAGCAGGAATTCTTTTTGAAATGCTTTGTCCTTATTAAAATCTTGAATATCAATAAGTAATTCAGCAAGAAACATTTGTTTTCCCGGAACGATGAAACTAATTTTTTGGTCAATAAGTCTTTTCCGGTTTATAGCCGTGATGTCTTCTGTAACAATAATAATTCTTTTGTCTAATACTTTTTGGATTGCTAAAACTTGTTGTCTTAATTGTGCAGCATTGAAAGCATCTTCTTTATTAACCTGTACTAAAATTAATTCGTGATTGTGTAAATGAGTGACATAAAAATTAAAATTGTTTTTGAAAAGGAACGGTAATTTATTGGTGTAATCTTTTGATAACTCTTTTATTTCAAGGTCTTTTCCTAGTATTTGATGGATGTATTCTTTTAATTTTTCCATAATAAACTAATAATTGTTATAATAAACTCGATTGGTTTATTGTGCAAATATAGGTTTATTATACTAAATGTCAATTTATTGTATTATTAATATTAATTATTTATATTGAAATAATAGCTCTGTCGCTATATCCTATATTCTCATTGTACTTGACATATCCTAATTGGTTTGTTAATAATTTTGTATTTCCAACTATGAAATCATTGACGTTGGTGTGATGATGTCCATAAATCCAATATGCTACGTTGTTATCTTCAATAAAATCAGTCAATTCAGAAGCGAAAGCCTCATTGATTTTACTATCGGCATATTTTTCAGGGTAATTGATAAATGTAGGCGCATGATGCGTGATAACAATCGTTTTTTTAGATGTGTCATTTTCCAATACCTTATGGAGAAACTCTATACTGTCTTGGTGTAACTTATTGTAATCATCTGGATTTAAAAGATGCTCATTACATTTTATGACTTTAAAGTCAGATAAACTTTCTTTAATTAACCAGTATTTGGCAGGAGAAATATTCGACCACAAGGTAGAGAATACAAATTTCACTCCCGAAATTTCTTTGGTACAATTGTTTACCAAAAATACATTGTCTCTGATTTGTTCATCCAAAACACCACTTTTCTCGGCAATATCATAGTAGTAATATTCGTGATTACCGGGTATCCAAAAAGTCAATTTGAAATGCTCAGAAATATAGTCGAAGAAATCTTGATGTTTATCCATTATTGCAAAAGGCACAATATCCCCAGCCAATATTAGAATTTCTCCTTCGGGCTTTATTGGGTTTTGAAGAATATACTTTTTGTTGTCAGGGAATTCAAGATGTAGATCTGAACAATATTGAATTTTCATATTATTTTCCATTAGTGGTGCTCTAAGTTAAATAAATGGATTTAATTTTTCACTAA carries:
- a CDS encoding YceI family protein, with amino-acid sequence MKNLKSIALALVVVLSTVSVSAQTKKVDASKSTINWTGKKVTGQHEGTVNLKDGNLVFKGKKLVGGTFNVDMTSLIVTDLKAGQGKEKLEGHLKADDFFGTDKFETATLVFKKVSAKSPNVYTVNGDLTIKGITKPVSFDLATTANTASANVKIDRTKYDIKYNSGNFFENLGDKVINDNFDLAVTLKF
- a CDS encoding NAD(P)H-dependent oxidoreductase encodes the protein MNSFIENQNWRYATKKFDASKKIAEQDLNILKEAIRLSSSSYGLQPYKIIIVENPELRAQLQPAAWGQSQITDASHIIIFAHEVNFGAEGIDSYFKNVSETRKASLESMKGYMDFMKTTITALSEEERNIWSAKQTYLALGNLLNAAADLRIDVTPMEGFVPAQVNELLGLNKLGLHATLIATMGYRHDEDATQHFKKVRKSNEELFITL
- a CDS encoding MarR family winged helix-turn-helix transcriptional regulator; this encodes MKIEDVLKSTAPMDNSKKIILNIVYTHNMITENFNEILKPYDISSEQYNVLRILRGQKGNPANMSLLQERMVAKTSNTTRLVDKLLAKGLVTRKVCSENRRKIEVLITQKGLDVLKELDPKVIKHENSLSSNLTQDEIAQLNQLLEKYRNQ
- a CDS encoding thymidylate synthase, with the translated sequence MNKYHQILNKIITKGKVQKNKKGNITYLLNQELQLKPIDLLDLFEGHAVARKKLKDELVLFMAGERSTEAYRDIGVSWWDYCGPILVNSYPTYFEQLPKLIDKINKEKRTSKNYVLFLGSNNTESNQQPCLSLIQFQIEKGKLVISAYQRSSDANLGLPADIYHLYLISKQIDLPLKSITLFLGNVHVYENNLEGTQQLLSGDSVKFSLNVG
- the istA gene encoding IS21 family transposase, producing the protein MANKITDMSKIRKVIKFYCDGKSKLFISSYLSLSRNTVKKYISLFEVLGLNFELINEKTDAELELLFSHTTVESISPKLQKLHDFFPKMERELKKVGVTVQHMWEQYIAVNPDGYRSSQFGHHYKIWGKRVNPVMHMNHKAGDKMYVDYAGKTLSFIDKDTGEIKEVQFFVAILGASQYTYAEASMSQQKEDFVTSVENAMRFFEGTPAAIVPDNLKSAVIKSSRFEPTINETLADLAEYYQTTILPARAYKPRDKSLVEGAVKILYRRIYVTLKETKFFSLEELNQQIWDLLDAHNSRKLTGRPYSRKELFLEDEKQKLRPLPQERFEIKYQSFATVMQNGHVQLSQDKNYYSVPYQYVKKKAKLLYTKSTVEIYYKYNRIAIHPRNYKPYVYTTTPEHLASTHQFVAQWSAARFIDWASSIDEAVAEYIMQIIESRNHPEQAYKSCLGILNFEKKVGKQRLINACKRALDFRIYNFKTIQNILENNLDHIDFEQEPEQELPNHGNIRGKQYYN
- the istB gene encoding IS21-like element helper ATPase IstB, which translates into the protein MNESTVTKMKQMKLYGMFNAFKTAIESGKTDHYTLDQFVSMIIDAEWDERHNRRIERSIKNARFHYKSNIESINFDQTRNLDRNMVLRLAECEFVEKNENILITGSTGVGKSYLGTALGYQACIQGFKVSYFNTSKLFAKLKMAKADGSYLRELAKIERQDVIILDDFGLQALDSHNRITLLEIIEDRHNNGSIIVTSQIPVQGWYDIIGEKTIADAILDRLIHQSHRIELHGESM
- a CDS encoding AAA family ATPase; amino-acid sequence: MHLSELKLWNFRKYGSEIFELDNPDLIVPFNRGLNVLIGENDSGKTAIIDAIKLVLKTHAYEWIKVDDFDFYKDSEKLRIELEFKGLVQIPVILTTQFQFKVTTQFQFKVST
- a CDS encoding MarR family transcriptional regulator is translated as MEKLKEYIHQILGKDLEIKELSKDYTNKLPFLFKNNFNFYVTHLHNHELILVQVNKEDAFNAAQLRQQVLAIQKVLDKRIIIVTEDITAINRKRLIDQKISFIVPGKQMFLAELLIDIQDFNKDKAFQKEFLLLPSSQLILLYQILHREDNLSQYTFKELAEKFQYTQMGITKAIENLKRLAIVEVVGTKEKNIVFETDIQKLWKSIEKHLVNPVLKTVYVDEKPTIKMYCSNATALEEYSDMNPSRLEYFAIEKSKFYELEKTNQLVNLNNESGNYALEVWKYNPELITKGITKKNNVDPLSLYISLKDGFIDERTDMALDQIIEKYIW
- a CDS encoding metallophosphoesterase; the encoded protein is MENNMKIQYCSDLHLEFPDNKKYILQNPIKPEGEILILAGDIVPFAIMDKHQDFFDYISEHFKLTFWIPGNHEYYYYDIAEKSGVLDEQIRDNVFLVNNCTKEISGVKFVFSTLWSNISPAKYWLIKESLSDFKVIKCNEHLLNPDDYNKLHQDSIEFLHKVLENDTSKKTIVITHHAPTFINYPEKYADSKINEAFASELTDFIEDNNVAYWIYGHHHTNVNDFIVGNTKLLTNQLGYVKYNENIGYSDRAIISI